Proteins from a single region of Neodiprion virginianus isolate iyNeoVirg1 chromosome 4, iyNeoVirg1.1, whole genome shotgun sequence:
- the LOC124303691 gene encoding uncharacterized oxidoreductase YjmC — protein sequence MKIGRTLLSKLSRRIDQVMDNLGRTVASQTSPTRENSSSATSSVLKEDEKTRTMVAPKEEVIRYIADSLMKVGASKEDAVTVGEHLFTADYRGHFSHGMNRMEMYVQDVVKKLTDPKAKPRIITDFKAVATVDGMNGFGQVTGKYCMELAMKKAKEYGIGMVACRGSNHYGIAGYYSLMAMSENLFGFSCTNTSPLMAPTRSRAAALGTNPISLGARGSTSNDDFVLDMATTCVALGKMELASRKGEPIPEGWALGADGKPTVDAAEAVRTACLMPLGGEERNSGYKGYGMALMVEVLCGILTGSKFGPNIRKWDSSSGDVVADLGHCFVAIDPDAFVPGSRDRLTDLVGLLRGLPTAGDMPVLIPGDPERGHMRKVDREGGITYHDNQIKASKLFAEKLGVQPMRLVEKTI from the exons ATGAAAATTGGGAGAACACTGCTTTCCAAACTTTCGAGGAGAATCGACCAAGTGATGGATAATTTGGGACGGACCGTCGCTTCGCAGACTTCGCCGACCCGCGAAAACTCGTCATCAGCGACGTCGTCGGTGCTCAAGGAGGACGAAAAAACGAGGACGATGGTGGCGCCGAAGGAAGAGGTCATTCGGTACATCGCCGATTCCCTGATGAAGGTCGGCGCCAGTAAAGAGGACGCCGTAACCGTAGGCGAACATTTGTTCACGGCCGATTATAGGGGCCACTTTAGCCACGGCATGAACCGCATGGAGATGTACGTTCAGGACGTGGTCAAAAAGTTGACCGATCCCAAGGCTAAACCTCGAATAATAACCGACTTCAAG GCAGTAGCAACGGTGGACGGAATGAACGGTTTTGGACAAGTCACGGGTAAGTACTGCATGGAGTTGGCAATGAAGAAGGCGAAGGAGTACGGAATAGGAATGGTGGCGTGCCGAGGTTCGAACCACTACGGAATAGCGGGCTACTACTCGCTGATGGCGATGTCGGAAAACCTATTCGGCTTCTCGTGCACGAACACGAGTCCGCTGATGGCACCAACGCGAAGTCGGGCCGCGGCGCTGGGAACGAATCCCATATCGTTGGGGGCCCGGGGCTCAACGTCGAACGACGACTTCGTCTTGGACATGGCGACGACTTGTGTTGCCCTCGGTAAAATGGAGCTCGCCTCCCGCAAGGGGGAGCCGATTCCCGAAGGCTGGGCTCTAGGTGCGGATGGAAAGCCGACCGTCGACGCAGCCGAAGCCGTCAGAACCGCCTGCCTCATGCCGCTCGGTGGCGAGGAACGAAACTCGGGTTACAAAGGCTACGGGATGGCGCTGATGGTCGAGGTTCTCTGCGGCATACTGACCGGCAGTAAATTCGGCCCCAATATAAGAAAATGGGACTCGAGTTCGGGCGACGTTGTCGCCGATCTGGGACACTGCTTTGTCGCCATCGATCCCGACGCTTTTGTCCCTGGCTCCAGGGACCGTCTTACGGATTTGGTCGGACTGCTCAGGGGCCTTCCAACCGCCGGTGATATGCCCGTTTTGATACCAGGTGATCCGGAGAGGGGACACATGCGGAAAGTCGATCGCGAGGGTGGAATTACTTATCACGATAATCAAATCAAGGCCTCAAAATTGTTCGCCGAAAAATTGGGCGTTCAACCGATGAGACTCgtggaaaaaacaatttga